The Fusarium fujikuroi IMI 58289 draft genome, chromosome FFUJ_chr01 sequence agtggctaaattattaagaagtggTGGTTAAGGAAGGTTAAAGTAACTGAATAGTtagcactatagtatatacagtaaaggcaattataatGTAAGGACTTATTAGgtagctcttaagttatttaaggaggaatttagtaagtaaaagccagcctttttaaactgtagcttaagctttttaagctataggttaaaaaggttaaggaaagtgacctacttacttaaatGACCCACTCActtattaaccacgttattactaattagtaagtattaagctattaattttattaaatagtaattaaaacttaagatatattctttttataaatataactattaaaaggctaaatataaagatttaactattatttataattaatttaagtttataaagaatataattataaaatatagtatttaattaaataatatctagaactttaataagactggctttataataggtataatattaagcagtatagttattattagcttaaaaaggcataaaaacctaaaattaatttaacctaaaaactaaaaataagttattataatttaagtaattaatatagaaggctaaataattaatctatatatagtagttataggctaatattaccttattaattaatactaaaataataaccttttaggcATTTAggctattactataatattaaatagctaaatagataataaaatagatattaattagttaaagtactttaattaatatataattaactaattaattaaagcctattattttttaatccttaatagctataaaagttattaatctattaaattctagctatattataaagttaataatattattatactctatatacctctttattctttatatttactatagctacttaatattaggtacTTTAAGCcactaaaaaaggtatataattaaaaaatagagtaattaattaaatagtctataacctatatttttaaaattaaattcttcctggccttttatattaccttttaattaattataattaagttaaatattaaaaggggttttaaaggagctggccttattctttttaatctagaagttataatcttaaagcttaatatatagctatagactttaatacctattaaaaaggtagcctaataagcttaagcttagaCTTTAAGGACTCTAaatatagtccttaaggctagattacagtctaaatacctttataattaaattaaaagatattataatagctctttaaagttaatccttaaagctctttagtttcttataaaggcaattataaaaaatatataaaagactgccttattaaaggctaagaaCTAGAATGTGACGGTTGTGGTTTTAAACAGGGAAACTAGTCCGTACTAGGTTTATGTTTGCAGAAACGTAAGGCGTGTATATTAAGCTTGACTTAGGTGTTAcgtctcttaataattaagtaatgcatattaggcttattaatataaagaagttttattaatagctggtaagctaagttctatctaGTGCTAAATGAATGTGTATATATACTGTAGTGTATGTGAGTCAAATGAGGTCGGTTTGACTCTGTTCGTGACTGTTCGTCATGCAAGTCGAATGGCATGCGTTCGACTGGTACAGGGTAGGTGATTGCTGATTGGTGAGAAAATAGTGGGGGTATATGTGCACGTGCGTAAGACTGTGTTGGGTCGTAACATagaagctttataaggtaaataatatatttagctagcagtataaagtaaaaagggtatatttataaaataaagggagtttatttatataaaaaggttaggatttaattaattaaatagatataaatatataaatattagctaaattattaagaaataatagttaaGGAAGATTAGTTAGActagatatttagtaatatagtatatatagtaagattaaatataatataaggatttattaagtaattttaaaggcatttagtaataaatatagtaattaattttaattaattaaatagtttattatatttttattataatatgTCTTAagaaggttaagatttttatactatatatttatctatactGGATGCTTATTGTATATATTAGTTAAGgtttaaaataaagaaattaatttatattaagtttatattaaaaaaatatattaggAATTTATATATGCAGTTATTATAGCCTCCTTAAATAattgctattttaataagcgTTATGACTTTACTTCTTGACTGGGATATAAAACAACTAAGCTAAGGAGAGATaagaagatgagaatccTTAGCAACCACTTCAGATGCCGAGCTCGGCAACTCGGCATAGGTGATATCCCTGTAAAAGCCCTAAATTGGCTGTGCTGACGTAGGATTAGATATCCGAATGCTTAATTAAGCCTTGTCATGCAAGGGTTGTAGTTTCCTATACCCCGTACGTGCTTTTTTTGGTATTCTTTACGTTTGTGGCcttaaggctaaagcctcttttgacccctcaGCCCTATCGCAGTAGTTTGCTTTACACGGATACGTCAATTTCAAACAGGCTAAGGCAAGAATGCGTGCAAAAAGACCCGAACAGAAGATAGTTTAATCGGAAAATAACAAGACCGCTTTGTGTTATGCCGTTTTCTCTATTATGCCAGTTATTAACTTAAGCCAGAGATCTCATAAATTGTATCCACTACAGTAAAGCGATCACCATGAGGGAGTTGCGGGGGTACTCAGAGCATCCGGCTGGAGAACCAGAAAGTTGTATGGTGGCGGCGCTGAGAGGGATGGTGAGGTGCTTTGGCCTGCGATGCACGCGCGGAGACGTGAGGTCTTGGACAAATGGCAACTCGACTGAAATGAAATTGATAAAACTTTGTAAGTTGTAGTCGacctattattattattgcaGTTCAAAGTCAAAAAGTCTGTTGCTCTCAGTGAACTGAGTAGGTTCCCTCAGAATGGCGAATTGTGCTCTTTGACCATTTTCGCGGTTTTAAACTTCTTCCGACCCCCTTCTTCCACCCAATCTTATGTTACCGTGTTACTTACTTTCTTCAAATGTGACTCAATGCCGTGAAAGTAACTGTACTCAGATTTCAGAGTCCTGAAGTATCACAAGTTTGCTAAACCTTGCTGTTgcactatagtataaaatgCCCGCGACGCAACTATTGCTATATTTTCCTccacctttttcttttcaaaTATTATCACTTCTAGTCAGTCATCTCTCACAAGATGAGCGAATCAACCCTTTCGGAAGTTTCTACCATGGCGTCCACGGATTCCGCCTCAGACAGCACTGAGTCGCGTGTCATTACCGGTTGGAAGCGAGTCGCTTGGCCAATACTTCGTACACTGCCTTTAGAGAAGTCAGCCGCCAGCCTACCCGCCCCTATGCAACAGATCTCCGAAGACGTTCTCAAGATCGGGCATGAAACCGCCCAAAAGCATcacctcttctcatccttcgaAGACATGAAGGATGGAATTCACTTTGAGAGGCGAAGTTGGAGGCCAACCCTCCTGATTGTTGCGCCCTGGTCCTCCGAAAAGACACCAATCTGGGAAGCAGCCTTGAAGGAAGTGGTCAAGAGCTTGACGGAGCTGATGAAGGCATTGTCTATCCGTGACGGTGATATCGCCGTCGAAATCATCGCTCCGGAACTTACTCAGACGATTTACTACACTGGCATCGACGATCCGCATCTTAGTGCAACCTGGGACTCTGTCCGTCCCAAGGTTTATGAGTGCCTCGAGTCCTTTCAAGCGACCAAAGGTCACATGAGCACCATTGGTCTCTTTCGGCATGGGGTGcttccagatcttgaagCCAACCCAAATACAGTTTATGTTTCGGTAGACTATGAATCGGACGAGACGGGATGGCATGCGGTCATCGCTGATATCAGAAACATGCTTCAGGGCGAAGAGGGCTGGGGTCATGTGAAGGTTCATATGGAGCATAGTGAGAACTGGGCAGGAGCAGCTTTATTCGACTAAGGTTGCACATCAGTCGAATCGCAGTGTGGCTTGGACGGGAACTATTGTGTGATTCATGTTGGAAAGCATGGGCTTGGAGAGGCATCCATTATTGGAACGGCGATAGTTGGTTACACgcttaagaaataaaatcCAAATAACCGAAGTAGACTCACTAATCATATTTCGCCATCACTGCTCCAGCCTCCTTTCCATCAAACTCTAACCAGAATTTCATAGCAGCCTCCCTAGTAGAAATGACAAGATCATAGCTGACCTTCCACCATTTCCTGCCGTCAATACCTCGAACTTTCTTAAATAGTGACTTATTCACCGAACTCAAATCACTTTCCAGAACGCAGGTGACCTTGATTTCTCCGGTGGGGTGAGTAGATGCAGCCACTGTGTCCGAGATCCACAGCTCGTCCTCGAACTGAAGATCGTTGTTCGTATACGATCTCGGGATATGCCTTATATAAGAATATCGTTCGTCACGATCGCGCCTCAGGTTCTCTCCCTTGCGTATATACCATTCCATCTTTATTACGTTAGTAGGGATGTTCACAACTTTATGGCTGTGACCTACTCTTTCGGTCCTAATCTCGCCGTCTACTCGGCCGATTATAATTGGCTGTCCTTTGTCGGTTACAGGCTCATAGATAAACCATGCCTTGACGCCATAGTGGTGCGTCGCTTTTGTTGATATCACATTAGTTTGCGACAGTCGGCTCAGGGCTGCACCCCTGTATGTATGTTAGAGAAGCTAGAACATCATTACCATGAAGACTCACTTCACTATAGCGGCCCACGCATCCTCCGGTTGAATGACCTAGCCGAGTTAGTATGTGTGGCTTCTCACCCCCTCTCAATTTCTTACTTGTATATCAGGATTTGATTCCTCTAAGCGGGCTTTGAGATACTGACTCGCACCAAATCCGCCTACCAAAAAAATTCCCTGCATAGATTAGTTAGCATATACACTGGAGCGAAGTCAAACGCCTACCTTTACAGGTTGGTCTGGGCGCTCCAGCATAGCGCTTTGAACCTGCTCCCTGACCAAGCGAACGATGTCGGCAATCAGGGGCTCAAATATCTCTTGTACCGTCTCACTTTAAAAACGTCCTGTTAGTTATGAGTAGTGAAACCTGCTGATGGTAGCTTACCCAGACATGAACCAAGAATCCCTTCGCAaaccctcatcttcatcatctggtAGATGAGCACCTGGAAAATTGACAACATACTCTTCGTCCAAGTCTCCCGCAAAGGCTGTCTTGATCTCTTGGTCGAACTGGTGTTCGGCTTTCGCCCAAGCAGATGTATTTTTGAGGCACAGCCATTCCTCCTCTCCAATGAGGTTTTTGACGGCCTCGGCAAAGCGTTTGTTAAGGCCTAGTGATCCTGACATGTTACCTGTACATATTAGCACTAAGCCGGCCGACTAGAAATTTGATCTTACTCACCACTGCCTGGGACAGCCTCTGCGAGGTCCAAGGTCGGCTCAGTTGCAACAACTTCATAGGAAATCAGATCCACGGTGCCGCCTCCGGCATCACAAACAACAAAGCAATCACCAACCTATTTTGGTAAGAATGAGAAAAAGTTTTCTTCTTGTGGATACGACTTACACTCAACGCTCGTTCTTGTGTCTTGAATGTGTAGAGAGCTGCTGCTTCGGGCTCCTTGATGAGCATTACAGGATAGACCCCTGCCTTCTTCGCAGCCTATGGTGTGTCAGTGGTCTGTTCAAGATGTGCTATGTCACCATGCTCACCTGTATAGTACTCTCTTTGGCTCTTTCCGACCAAACCGCTGGAAAACTCAAAACGAAAGTCTTCTCACATAAATCAAGATAGTCTCGAGGCACTCTAGACCCAATCCTCTCGAGAGCATGATTATACATAGCTCCGATAAAGTCGGCTGCAACGTCGACAGCACTTTTGGGAAGTTTCTTCATTTCGCTCTTCACATTGGCGGATGGGAGGTAAGATGGCCGAGTCTGCTTTGggtccagaagaagcttgacgCCCTGTACATGGTCATCTCGCCAGGAGAGTTGGCCTCCCCATTTGAACTCTGAGCTGTCATCCGGGTCATAAGCAATGGCAGTGGGCACTTTGGGTTGCGTGCGACCTTCAAGGCCTTTTTGATGCAATTAGATGGAGAGTTAAAGGACGATAAGAACTTCACATACCTAACCAGTCTACGACTGGCTTTGCCTCGGAAGAGCTACCGAAGCAGTATGCAACACCAGAGTATGTCGTGCCAA is a genomic window containing:
- a CDS encoding related to hsp70 protein, which produces MALRFTNSAKPSGSNSSTNEDKITSLGTSALSSKERIIIALDFGTTYSGVAYCFGSSSEAKPVVDWLGLEGRTQPKVPTAIAYDPDDSSEFKWGGQLSWRDDHVQGVKLLLDPKQTRPSYLPSANVKSEMKKLPKSAVDVAADFIGAMYNHALERIGSRVPRDYLDLCEKTFVLSFPAVWSERAKESTIQAAKKAGVYPVMLIKEPEAAALYTFKTQERALSVGDCFVVCDAGGGTVDLISYEVVATEPTLDLAEAVPGSGNMSGSLGLNKRFAEAVKNLIGEEEWLCLKNTSAWAKAEHQFDQEIKTAFAGDLDEEYVVNFPGAHLPDDEDEGLRRDSWFIETVQEIFEPLIADIVRLVREQVQSAMLERPDQPVKGIFLVGGFGASQYLKARLEESNPDIQVIQPEDAWAAIVKGAALSRLSQTNVISTKATHHYGVKAWFIYEPVTDKGQPIIIGRVDGEIRTERMEWYIRKGENLRRDRDERYSYIRHIPRSYTNNDLQFEDELWISDTVAASTHPTGEIKVTCVLESDLSSVNKSLFKKVRGIDGRKWWKVSYDLVISTREAAMKFWLEFDGKEAGAVMAKYD